Proteins co-encoded in one Setaria viridis chromosome 9, Setaria_viridis_v4.0, whole genome shotgun sequence genomic window:
- the LOC117838710 gene encoding uncharacterized protein yields MRRPWKHPAPAAAAIAGRHGAADLCLREVGDLLPRSFARRAAGSEDLVMRLQLHRKLERHTGCVNTVGFNDAGDTLISGSDDQMVMLWDWATGANKLEFHSGHGGNVFQARFMPGTDDRTIVTCGADGEVRLAKIQDGGDVSTTLLGEHEGRAHNVAVEPGSPYIFYSCGEDGLVQHFDLRTNTATKLLLCRSSVRKSGFSCVHLNAIAIDPRNPNLFAVGGSNAYARVYDIRKHKWDGSSDFGHPSDCYCPSHLVDDKHVGITGLAFSHLSELLVSYNEENIYLFPKNGGLGSDPKSSIKIGVNEGCKSTMAASGQDIAQPAPQVYVGHRNRETVKRVTFIGPNDEYVASGSDCGRIFIWRKRDGRFLRAMEGDECVVNCIEPHPHDMTIASSGIDNDVKMWTPSAIERAPVVNVEELRPRKRRAKLWHFDLPELLIRHLLASQRRQQSAEEEDSSEDLEDRLDSTGLLNLVLRAADRGLSSADDEESSDGSEECSLN; encoded by the exons ATGCGCCGCCCGTGGAAGCACCCggccccagcggcggcggccatcgcggGGCGCCACGGCGCCGCAGACCTCTGCCTCCGCGAGGTCGGGGACCTCCTCCCCCGCAGTTTCGCCCGCCGCGCGGCCGGCTCCGAG GACCTTGTGATGCGGCTCCAGCTTCACCGGAAGCTTGAGAGGCACACGGGCTGTGTCAACACAGTGGGCTTCAATGATGCTGGTGACACCCTCATATCAGGGTCCGATGACCAGATGGTGATGCTGTGGGACTGGGCCACTGGCGCCAACAAATTGGAGTTCCATTCAGGCCATGGCGGCAATGTGTTCCAGGCACGCTTCATGCCCGGCACAGATGATCGGACCATTGTCACTTGTGGCGCTGATGGCGAG GTGAGACTTGCCAAGATACAGGATGGTGGAGATGTGTCCACTACGTTGCTTGGTGAACATGAGGGAAGGGCTCATAATGTGGCTGTAGAGCCTGGTAGCCCTTATATCTTTTACAGCTGTGGCGAGGATGGCCTTGTTCAACAT TTTGATCTCAGAACAAACACAGCCACAAAACTACTACTCTGCAGAAGCTCTGTGCGTAAATCAGGATTCTCTTGTGTTCACCTTAATGCCATTGCGATAGATCCGAGGAACCCAAATCTTTTTGCTGTTGGAGGAAGCAATGCATATGCTCGTGTGTATGACATCCGCAAGCACAAGTGGGATGGGTCATCTGATTTCGGTCACCCATCTGATTGCTATTGTCCATCACATCTTGTTGACGATAAACATGTTGGGATAACAGGGTTAGCATTCTCTCACCTGAGTGAGCTGCTTGTATCTTATAATGAAGAGAATATTTACCTATTCCCTAAAAATGGAGGGCTGGGATCTGATCCAAAGTCATCTATAAAGATTGGAGTGAATGAAGGTTGCAAATCAACAATGGCTGCATCTGGACAAGATATTGCTCAACCTGCACCTCAGGTATATGTTGGTCATCGCAATCGTGAAACTGTGAAGCGCGTGACTTTCATTGGGCCAAATGATGAATATGTTGCCAGTGGATCAGACTGTGGTCGGATATTTATTTGGAGAAAGAGAGATGGGAGGTTTTTGCGAGCCATGGAAGGTGATGAGTGTGTTGTGAATTGCATTGAGCCTCATCCTCATGATATGACAATTGCAAGTAGTGGAATTGATAATGATGTAAAAATGTGGACTCCCTCTGCCATCGAGCGGGCACCTGTGGTAAATGTTGAGGAG TTGAGACCTCGCAAGAGAAGAGCCAAGCTCTGGCACTTTGATTTACCAGAGCTGTTGATCCGACACTTACTGGCATCACAGCGTAGGCAACAATcagctgaagaagaagattcatcAGAGGACCTTGAGGACAGGCTGGACAGCACAGGATTACTTAATCTAGTACTACGTGCTGCTGATAGAGGTTTGTCATCGGCTGATGATGAAGAGAGCTCTGATGGCTCTGAGGAGTGTAGTCTCAACTGA